CACTCCCTCTCCGGTATCGTACCAATCAATTTTCGGAGCATTATAGTTTGGAATTTCAAAACTATTTAGCTTGTCGAGGTCTTCTTGCTCAATCTGAAAATCAAACGATGCCAGGTTTTCATCGACATGGTTTTTAGTGCTTGATTTGACCAGTGGGAAAAACCCTTTTGATACTACCCAATTAAGAATGATTTGATTTTGACTTTTGCCGTATTTTTGAGAGAGCTCGACTAATAAAGGCCAATTTCTTGATGCCGTCATATTCCTTCGCAAGGGCTGGTAGATAACATTGAGAATGTTATTTTGTTGAGCATAACCAGTCACGCCAAGTTTTTCATTTTCCCGAACTTCGAAATTAAAAGCACCTTCATGAGCAAATAGCTTGTCACCTAGTGCCTCATGGTATGTTTTTAGAAACTCTGGGCTGGAATTTGTCAGGCTAGTGAACCTAGTCTTACCTTCACCGATAAGTTTATCAATCATCGTTTTTATAGCTTCCAACCCTAAACCCCTGACAAGACCCATCGTAAACTGAACACTGTCAATATGGTCTGTCCCAAGTGTACTCAAGAAATCATCTACACGATTCTCCGCCTCCTCAATAGTGCTGGCATCCTTCTGATACACAGATAGGGTTACAAAAATGTTATTTCTATCGACACCTGACTTTTTAACAGC
This sequence is a window from Candidatus Shapirobacteria bacterium. Protein-coding genes within it:
- a CDS encoding aldo/keto reductase, which gives rise to MITKSDFSKMGIGTWGIGGFMEADVNNDDSGQIDALSYTLNKGVNYVETVYMYAQGKAVDLLSQAVKKSGVDRNNIFVTLSVYQKDASTIEEAENRVDDFLSTLGTDHIDSVQFTMGLVRGLGLEAIKTMIDKLIGEGKTRFTSLTNSSPEFLKTYHEALGDKLFAHEGAFNFEVRENEKLGVTGYAQQNNILNVIYQPLRRNMTASRNWPLLVELSQKYGKSQNQIILNWVVSKGFFPLVKSSTKNHVDENLASFDFQIEQEDLDKLNSFEIPNYNAPKIDWYDTGEGVKIHQLSNMFDELCPPEK